One Halomonas sp. THAF5a genomic region harbors:
- a CDS encoding TRAP transporter substrate-binding protein: MQRPFLRGPEAAAAPERPERRQFMGAVARYGFSAAVIGAVGGTLFSERAMAATSQEENEREAAAETTLVMATGYTLGASRAYPIMQLNFKENLQNFTGGRLYVKLSPGGQLGAGGALITKVQNGTIAMAQHSISNLSAFAPEVDLINIPYWCGDNQRLINLVTSRSWRDVVHDKVEARGFKVLNYICIDPRSVAVRDGLLDGPVRTPEDIEGIKFRVPSSEILQKVYRLAGANPTPVAWGETSSAMKQGVADALDPSVQALLVFGFTDVLSSISTIQSVPDAQVYTCNKAWFDAQPAAIQEGILQAADVTFRENLAKVPAARACAYYQMREAGVSIYSPTEDELAQWKERCGHQLPAWDETKRELAGSLDVFDELLAATEVSNGYYVDSDI, encoded by the coding sequence TTGCAAAGACCTTTCCTTCGCGGTCCCGAGGCCGCCGCAGCACCAGAGCGGCCCGAGCGGCGGCAGTTCATGGGCGCCGTGGCGCGTTACGGCTTCAGTGCCGCGGTGATCGGCGCCGTCGGCGGCACGCTGTTCTCCGAGCGCGCCATGGCGGCGACGTCCCAGGAGGAGAACGAGCGCGAAGCCGCCGCCGAGACCACTCTGGTCATGGCCACCGGCTATACCCTGGGGGCCTCCCGGGCCTATCCGATCATGCAGCTCAACTTCAAGGAGAACCTGCAGAACTTCACCGGTGGTCGCCTCTACGTGAAGCTGTCGCCCGGTGGCCAGCTGGGAGCGGGTGGAGCGCTGATCACCAAGGTGCAGAACGGCACCATCGCCATGGCCCAGCACTCCATTTCCAACCTCTCGGCGTTCGCCCCCGAGGTCGATCTGATCAACATTCCCTACTGGTGTGGTGACAACCAGCGGTTGATCAACCTGGTCACCTCCCGAAGCTGGCGTGACGTCGTGCATGACAAGGTCGAGGCGCGCGGCTTCAAGGTGCTCAACTACATCTGCATCGATCCGCGTTCCGTGGCGGTGCGTGACGGCCTGCTCGACGGTCCCGTTCGAACCCCCGAGGACATCGAGGGGATCAAGTTCCGGGTGCCGTCCTCGGAGATCCTGCAGAAGGTCTATCGCCTGGCCGGGGCCAACCCCACGCCGGTGGCCTGGGGCGAGACCTCCTCGGCGATGAAGCAGGGCGTGGCCGATGCCCTGGATCCCAGCGTCCAGGCGCTGCTGGTGTTCGGCTTCACCGATGTGCTGTCGAGCATCTCCACCATCCAGTCCGTCCCCGATGCCCAGGTCTATACCTGCAACAAGGCCTGGTTCGACGCCCAGCCCGCGGCCATCCAGGAAGGCATCCTCCAGGCCGCCGATGTCACCTTCCGCGAGAACCTGGCCAAGGTGCCGGCGGCGCGGGCCTGCGCCTACTACCAGATGCGCGAGGCCGGGGTCTCGATCTACTCGCCCACCGAGGACGAGCTGGCCCAGTGGAAGGAGCGCTGTGGCCACCAGCTGCCGGCCTGGGATGAGACCAAGCGTGAGCTGGCCGGGTCCCTGGACGTGTTCGACGAGCTCCTGGCTGCGACGGAGGTGTCGAATGGCTATTACGTCGACAGCGATATCTAA
- a CDS encoding NAD(P)(+) transhydrogenase (Re/Si-specific) subunit beta has product MLGQGFVSAAAIAASVLFILSLGGLSNQEKAKRAVWYGIVGMAVAVFFTAFGPGIGGYWWMIPMMAIGAGIGVYVAGKVDMTEMPQLVAALHSFVGLAAVFVAWNADLERRRVMAARAIEASSQEFSAFAALVAEKTPAELTFLQVEVVLGIFIGAVTFTGSVIAFGKLAGKVDGKPRQLPGGHLLNAGAAALSLLLAILYLNGAGFWTLLVLAALAFFIGYHLIMGIGGADMPVVVSMLNSYSGWAAAAIGFTLSNDLLIVTGALVGSSGAILSYIMCKAMNRNFINVILGGFGGSQGPAAEIEGEQVAIDAGGVSSALNDADSVIIVPGYGMAVAQAQNAVSELTRKLRAAGKEVRFGIHPVAGRLPGHMNVLLAEAKVPYDIVLEMDEINDDFASTDVVIVIGSNDIVNPAAQEDPNSPIAGMPVLKVWESKQVFVCKRGQGTGYSGIENPLFFKENTRMFYGDARSSIDSLLHLID; this is encoded by the coding sequence ATGTTGGGTCAAGGATTCGTTTCTGCCGCGGCGATCGCGGCAAGTGTACTGTTCATCCTCTCGCTGGGGGGACTGAGTAACCAGGAGAAGGCCAAGCGCGCCGTCTGGTACGGCATCGTCGGCATGGCGGTGGCGGTCTTCTTCACCGCCTTCGGGCCGGGCATCGGCGGCTACTGGTGGATGATCCCGATGATGGCCATCGGGGCCGGCATCGGCGTCTACGTGGCCGGCAAGGTCGACATGACCGAGATGCCCCAGCTGGTGGCGGCGCTGCACAGCTTCGTGGGCCTGGCCGCGGTGTTCGTGGCCTGGAATGCCGACCTGGAGCGGCGCCGGGTGATGGCGGCCCGCGCCATCGAGGCCAGCTCCCAGGAGTTCTCGGCCTTCGCCGCCCTGGTGGCGGAGAAGACCCCGGCCGAGCTGACCTTCCTGCAGGTCGAGGTGGTGCTGGGCATCTTCATCGGCGCGGTGACCTTCACGGGCTCCGTGATCGCCTTCGGCAAGCTCGCCGGCAAGGTGGACGGCAAGCCCAGGCAGCTGCCCGGCGGGCACCTGCTCAATGCCGGTGCGGCGGCGCTCTCGCTGCTGCTGGCCATCCTCTACCTCAACGGCGCCGGCTTCTGGACCCTGCTGGTGCTGGCGGCCCTGGCCTTCTTCATCGGCTACCACCTGATCATGGGCATCGGCGGCGCCGACATGCCGGTGGTGGTGTCGATGCTCAACAGCTATTCCGGCTGGGCCGCGGCGGCCATCGGCTTCACGCTCTCCAACGACCTGCTGATCGTCACCGGCGCCCTGGTGGGCTCCTCGGGCGCGATCCTGTCGTACATCATGTGCAAGGCGATGAACCGCAACTTCATCAACGTCATCCTGGGCGGCTTCGGCGGCAGCCAGGGCCCGGCGGCGGAGATCGAGGGCGAGCAGGTGGCCATCGACGCCGGCGGCGTCTCCAGCGCGCTGAACGACGCCGATAGCGTGATCATCGTGCCGGGCTACGGCATGGCGGTGGCCCAGGCCCAGAACGCGGTCAGCGAGCTGACCCGCAAGCTGCGGGCCGCCGGCAAGGAGGTGCGCTTCGGCATCCACCCGGTCGCCGGCCGCCTGCCGGGGCACATGAACGTGCTGCTGGCCGAGGCCAAGGTGCCCTACGACATCGTGCTGGAGATGGACGAGATCAACGATGACTTCGCCTCCACCGACGTGGTGATCGTCATCGGCTCCAACGACATCGTCAACCCTGCGGCCCAGGAGGATCCCAACAGCCCGATCGCCGGCATGCCGGTGCTCAAGGTGTGGGAGTCCAAGCAGGTGTTCGTCTGCAAGCGCGGCCAGGGGACCGGCTACTCCGGCATCGAGAACCCGCTGTTCTTCAAGGAGAACACTCGGATGTTCTACGGCGATGCTAGGTCGAGCATCGACTCGCTGCTGCACCTGATCGACTGA
- a CDS encoding Re/Si-specific NAD(P)(+) transhydrogenase subunit alpha produces the protein MKIGAPKELAKGEARVALTPDSAKFIQKLGHACLIESGAGEAAGFDDAAYREAGVTVVDGAEALWTEAEVVIKVREPLEEEAERLREGQTLISFFWPAQNEAMLEACRAKGATVVAMDMVPRISRAQKMDALSSMANIAGYRAVIEAGNHFGRFFTGQVTAAGKVPPAKVLVIGAGVAGLAAIGTATSLGAVVRAFDVRPEVAEQIESMGAEFLFLDFEDSQDGSESGGYAAPSSPEFREKQLECFREQAPDVDIVITTALIPGKPAPKLWLEDMVAAMKPGSVVVDLAAEKGGNCDLTRADERVVSDNGVIVVGYTDFPSRMATQSSLLYATNVRHMLTDLTPEKDGQIAHDMEDDVIRGATVTHEGEVTFPPPPPKVKAIGAAKPKPKEKEPTPEEKKAAEHAAFKAQTKRQVSLLAVGGALMLLLGQVAPSSFMQHFIVFVLACFVGFQVIWGVSHSLHTPLMAVTNAISGIIILGAVLQIGSGSVVVGVLAAISVLIASINIVGGFLVTRRMLAMFQKS, from the coding sequence GTGAAGATTGGTGCACCCAAGGAGCTCGCCAAGGGCGAGGCGCGTGTCGCGCTGACCCCCGACAGTGCGAAGTTCATCCAGAAGCTTGGACACGCCTGCCTCATCGAGAGCGGGGCCGGCGAGGCGGCCGGCTTCGATGACGCGGCCTATCGCGAGGCCGGCGTCACCGTGGTCGACGGCGCCGAGGCGCTGTGGACCGAGGCCGAGGTGGTGATCAAGGTCCGCGAGCCCCTCGAGGAGGAGGCCGAGCGCCTGCGCGAGGGCCAGACCCTGATCAGCTTCTTCTGGCCGGCCCAGAACGAGGCCATGCTGGAGGCGTGCCGCGCCAAGGGCGCCACCGTGGTGGCCATGGACATGGTGCCGCGTATCTCGCGGGCCCAGAAGATGGACGCGCTGTCGTCGATGGCCAACATCGCCGGCTATCGCGCGGTGATCGAGGCCGGCAACCACTTCGGCCGCTTCTTCACCGGCCAGGTGACCGCCGCCGGCAAGGTGCCCCCGGCCAAGGTGCTGGTGATCGGCGCCGGCGTGGCGGGGCTTGCCGCCATCGGCACGGCGACCAGCCTCGGCGCCGTGGTGCGCGCCTTCGACGTGCGACCCGAGGTCGCCGAGCAGATCGAGTCGATGGGCGCCGAGTTCCTGTTCCTCGACTTCGAGGACAGCCAGGACGGCTCCGAGAGCGGCGGCTACGCGGCGCCCTCGAGCCCCGAGTTCCGCGAGAAGCAGCTCGAGTGCTTCCGCGAGCAGGCGCCTGACGTCGACATCGTCATCACCACGGCGCTGATCCCCGGCAAGCCGGCGCCCAAGCTGTGGCTCGAGGACATGGTCGCGGCCATGAAGCCCGGCTCGGTGGTCGTCGACCTGGCGGCCGAGAAGGGCGGCAACTGCGACCTGACCCGGGCCGACGAGCGGGTGGTCTCCGACAACGGGGTGATCGTGGTCGGCTACACCGACTTCCCCTCGCGCATGGCGACCCAGTCCTCGCTGCTCTACGCCACCAACGTGCGTCACATGCTGACCGACCTGACCCCCGAGAAGGATGGGCAGATCGCGCACGACATGGAGGATGATGTCATTCGCGGCGCCACGGTGACCCATGAGGGTGAGGTCACCTTCCCGCCGCCGCCGCCCAAGGTGAAGGCGATCGGCGCGGCCAAGCCCAAGCCCAAGGAGAAGGAGCCGACGCCGGAGGAGAAGAAGGCCGCCGAGCATGCCGCCTTCAAGGCGCAGACCAAGCGCCAGGTGTCGCTGCTGGCGGTGGGCGGTGCGCTGATGCTGCTGCTCGGCCAGGTGGCCCCGTCCTCCTTCATGCAGCACTTCATCGTCTTCGTGCTGGCCTGCTTCGTCGGCTTCCAGGTGATCTGGGGCGTCAGCCACTCGCTGCACACGCCGCTGATGGCGGTGACCAATGCCATCTCCGGCATCATCATCCTGGGGGCGGTCCTGCAGATCGGCTCGGGCAGCGTCGTGGTCGGCGTCCTGGCGGCGATCTCGGTGCTGATCGCGTCCATCAATATCGTGGGTGGCTTCCTGGTGACACGCCGGATGCTCGCCATGTTCCAGAAATCCTGA
- the hisD gene encoding histidinol dehydrogenase, whose product MAIHYYKKAEKNASTGYDQTQEIVSRMLAEIEAEGESKAKEYCRTLDGWEGDVVVSREQIEAAKHRVPEQLKRDIHFAYERVSGFAAAQRDSIGEFERELSPGLFAGQKLIPMETAGCYVPGGRYAHIASAIMSVATAKTAGVKNVVACSVPRDENGIHPAILYAMDLAGADIILQMGGVQGIASMAFGLFTGKPADILVGPGNRFVAEAKRQLFGRCGIDMFAGPTEIGIIADQAADPNIVAADLVGQAEHGPDSPAWLFTTSRELADAVTALMPGLIEALPETQRKAADAAWRDYGEIVLCDTREEVVEVSDRYASEHLELQVADLDWWMARLTSYGSLFVGEEATVAFGDKCSGTNHILPTKGAARYTGGLCAQKFLKIVTYQRQSREATRSVAAATARLSRCEGMEGHARTGDVRLAKYYPAETFDLVIPEEV is encoded by the coding sequence ATGGCAATTCACTACTACAAGAAAGCCGAGAAGAATGCGTCCACCGGCTACGACCAGACCCAGGAGATCGTCTCCCGGATGCTGGCCGAGATCGAGGCCGAGGGGGAGAGCAAGGCGAAGGAATACTGCCGCACCCTGGATGGTTGGGAGGGGGACGTCGTGGTGAGTCGCGAGCAGATCGAGGCGGCCAAGCACAGGGTGCCCGAGCAGCTCAAGCGGGACATCCACTTCGCCTACGAGCGGGTGAGCGGCTTTGCGGCGGCCCAGCGTGACAGCATCGGGGAGTTCGAGCGTGAACTGTCGCCGGGCCTGTTCGCCGGCCAGAAGCTGATCCCGATGGAGACCGCCGGCTGCTACGTACCCGGCGGCCGCTATGCCCATATCGCCTCGGCGATCATGAGCGTGGCCACCGCCAAGACGGCGGGCGTCAAGAACGTCGTGGCCTGTTCCGTGCCCCGGGACGAGAACGGCATCCACCCGGCGATTCTCTATGCCATGGACCTGGCCGGGGCCGATATCATCCTGCAGATGGGCGGGGTCCAGGGCATTGCCTCCATGGCCTTCGGTCTCTTTACCGGCAAGCCGGCCGATATCCTGGTCGGGCCCGGCAACCGCTTCGTGGCCGAGGCCAAGCGTCAGCTCTTCGGCCGCTGCGGCATCGACATGTTTGCCGGGCCCACCGAGATCGGCATCATCGCCGACCAGGCGGCGGACCCGAACATCGTTGCCGCCGACCTGGTAGGCCAGGCCGAGCATGGCCCCGATTCCCCGGCCTGGCTGTTCACCACCTCCCGTGAGCTGGCCGACGCCGTGACCGCGCTGATGCCCGGCCTGATCGAGGCACTGCCAGAGACCCAGCGCAAGGCGGCGGACGCGGCGTGGCGAGACTACGGCGAGATCGTTCTCTGCGACACCCGCGAGGAAGTCGTCGAGGTCAGCGACCGCTACGCCTCCGAGCACCTGGAACTGCAGGTCGCCGATCTCGACTGGTGGATGGCGCGGCTGACCAGCTATGGCTCGCTGTTCGTCGGCGAGGAGGCCACCGTGGCCTTCGGCGACAAGTGTTCCGGGACCAACCATATCCTGCCGACCAAGGGCGCGGCGCGCTACACCGGCGGCCTGTGCGCCCAGAAGTTCCTCAAGATCGTGACCTACCAGCGCCAGAGTCGTGAGGCCACCCGCAGCGTGGCGGCGGCCACCGCCCGCCTGTCGCGCTGCGAGGGCATGGAGGGGCATGCGCGCACCGGCGATGTCCGGCTGGCCAAGTACTACCCGGCCGAGACCTTCGACCTGGTGATTCCCGAGGAGGTATGA
- a CDS encoding TRAP transporter small permease, producing MRCDRIDRKSERWLLLTFYALIILTVAIEVIRRFALNYSSVWGEELARYAFIYLAWIAAAAAVRDRAHIRIDVLVNLGGPRVQRLAWWLSDIATLVLAVWALWLSVSPVLTSLNFGSVTPGLRVSQAVFLAAIPVGFLLIAWRVVQTMLADVRRMRRGEPPFDGHKLFD from the coding sequence ATGCGCTGTGATCGCATCGACCGCAAGAGCGAGCGCTGGCTGCTGCTGACCTTCTACGCGCTGATCATCCTGACGGTCGCCATCGAGGTCATTCGTCGCTTCGCCCTGAACTATTCGTCGGTGTGGGGAGAGGAGCTGGCGCGCTACGCCTTCATCTACCTGGCCTGGATCGCCGCCGCGGCGGCGGTCCGTGACCGCGCTCATATCCGTATCGACGTGCTGGTCAATCTCGGTGGCCCACGGGTGCAGCGCCTGGCCTGGTGGCTTTCCGACATCGCGACCCTGGTGCTGGCAGTCTGGGCACTGTGGCTGTCGGTCTCGCCGGTGCTGACCTCGCTGAACTTCGGTTCGGTAACGCCGGGGCTGCGCGTGTCCCAGGCCGTCTTCCTGGCGGCGATCCCCGTCGGTTTCCTGTTGATCGCGTGGCGAGTCGTCCAGACGATGCTGGCGGATGTCCGCCGCATGCGTCGCGGAGAACCGCCCTTCGACGGCCACAAGTTGTTCGACTGA
- a CDS encoding LacI family DNA-binding transcriptional regulator, whose amino-acid sequence MTHKETQRTLLGDVAREAGVSTASVSRVLNRAPHVSDRLRERVEAAIDRLGYVPDGTARALASRRIGAIGALVPTLDNPIFGTMIDSLEQRLKRHDCRLLIATYRYDLDDELHALRTLVQQGIDGVILIGHEHRPAVHALLERRRLPFQTCWNGDDTPEWPSIGFDNAAPARRLAEHLLTLGHRRVAVVSAPTEGNDRARARLAGFRQALMAAGCPLPPERIITVNYGIAEGAQAFETLMNLAMPPTAILCGNDTLAFGILLAAQRAGVNVPEALSITGFDDLPQARFMSPPLTTVAVPASEMGRQVADALIARIGGQRPPHRRLLDASLVLRASTGPAPADG is encoded by the coding sequence ATGACGCACAAGGAGACACAGCGCACGCTGCTGGGAGACGTCGCTCGGGAAGCGGGTGTCTCGACGGCCTCGGTATCGCGCGTTCTCAATCGGGCCCCACACGTCAGCGATCGATTACGCGAACGCGTCGAGGCCGCGATCGACCGGCTCGGCTACGTGCCCGACGGTACCGCCCGGGCCCTCGCCTCCCGACGCATAGGAGCCATTGGCGCCCTGGTACCGACGCTGGACAACCCCATCTTCGGCACGATGATCGACAGCCTGGAACAGAGGCTCAAGCGCCACGACTGTCGCCTGCTGATCGCCACCTACCGGTATGATCTGGATGATGAGCTACACGCCTTGCGCACCCTGGTCCAGCAGGGCATCGACGGCGTCATCCTGATCGGCCACGAACATCGCCCGGCGGTACACGCCCTGCTCGAGCGACGCAGGCTACCGTTCCAGACCTGCTGGAATGGCGATGATACCCCTGAGTGGCCGAGCATCGGCTTCGACAACGCGGCTCCGGCACGGCGCCTGGCAGAGCACCTGCTGACGCTGGGCCACCGGCGCGTGGCGGTGGTCAGCGCCCCGACCGAGGGCAACGACCGTGCCCGAGCCCGCCTGGCGGGTTTTCGGCAGGCCCTCATGGCAGCCGGATGCCCCCTGCCGCCGGAGCGTATCATCACGGTGAACTATGGCATCGCCGAAGGGGCCCAGGCCTTCGAGACACTCATGAACCTGGCGATGCCGCCCACCGCCATTCTCTGCGGGAACGACACCCTCGCCTTCGGGATCCTGCTGGCCGCCCAGCGCGCAGGCGTGAACGTGCCAGAGGCCCTGTCGATCACGGGGTTCGACGATCTCCCGCAGGCACGGTTCATGTCGCCCCCACTGACCACGGTCGCGGTTCCAGCAAGCGAAATGGGGCGCCAGGTGGCCGATGCCCTGATCGCCCGCATCGGCGGCCAGCGCCCTCCTCATCGTCGCCTGCTGGACGCCTCGCTCGTGCTTCGGGCCTCCACCGGTCCGGCTCCGGCAGACGGATAG
- a CDS encoding SDR family NAD(P)-dependent oxidoreductase, which produces MRPSFDLDGQVALVTGGSSGLGRAMASALAAAGARVVVAARRREALEESVAAIEAQGGQAAALVADLAAPGTLEETARRAAEPFGAVTILVNAAGVNLRQPIEDVDLEAWQLTLQLHLGTPFFLARALVPGMREAGYGRIINLASLQSQRAFPDSAPYGAGKGGIVQLTRAMAEAWSRHGINANAIAPGFFPTELTAPVFDDPDSADALAARTAIGRNGSLEDIAGPTVFLASPAAGYVTGQTLYVDGGFTAK; this is translated from the coding sequence ATGCGGCCAAGCTTCGATCTCGATGGCCAGGTAGCCCTGGTCACCGGCGGCAGCAGCGGCCTGGGACGGGCCATGGCGTCGGCGCTGGCCGCCGCGGGCGCCCGGGTGGTGGTCGCCGCCCGGCGTCGTGAGGCCCTGGAGGAGAGTGTGGCGGCGATCGAGGCTCAGGGCGGCCAGGCGGCCGCCCTCGTCGCCGACCTCGCCGCCCCGGGCACCCTGGAAGAGACCGCCCGGCGGGCGGCGGAGCCCTTCGGGGCGGTGACCATCCTGGTCAACGCCGCCGGCGTCAACCTGCGCCAGCCCATCGAGGACGTGGACCTGGAGGCCTGGCAGCTGACCCTGCAGCTGCATCTGGGCACGCCCTTCTTCCTCGCCCGGGCCCTGGTGCCCGGCATGCGGGAGGCTGGCTACGGGCGCATCATCAACCTGGCGTCGCTGCAGTCCCAGCGCGCCTTCCCCGACAGCGCGCCCTACGGGGCCGGCAAGGGCGGGATCGTCCAGCTCACCCGCGCCATGGCCGAGGCCTGGTCGCGCCACGGCATCAACGCCAATGCGATCGCCCCGGGCTTCTTCCCGACCGAGCTGACGGCGCCGGTCTTCGACGACCCCGACTCGGCGGACGCCCTGGCGGCACGAACCGCCATCGGGCGTAACGGCTCGCTGGAGGATATCGCCGGTCCCACGGTCTTTCTGGCGTCCCCGGCCGCCGGCTATGTGACCGGCCAGACCCTCTATGTCGATGGCGGCTTCACGGCCAAATGA
- a CDS encoding alcohol dehydrogenase catalytic domain-containing protein, with translation MQALYYVGPERLEMRETPQAPLAEGESRVRIQATGICGSDLHAYHGHDPRRQPPLVLGHEAAGEVVEGALAGKRVTMNPLIVCGQCDYCLEGRQNLCSHRTMIGMTRPGTFAETLTIPDHCLIEVPDSLSAVAAALTEPAATALHGINRLERALPRPLSEARVLVIGAGAVGLLAGLILRHKGVRDLRLADTNPLRRQTAEQAGLATLDPRDDMPEADAFEAVFDCVGAAPTRQTAVRSVRPGGAIMHLGLQDNEGGLDVRAITLKEVTFLGAYTYTPTDLRATVDLLDSQALGPLDWVEVRRLDEGAEAFAELVAGRTPAAKVILEP, from the coding sequence ATGCAAGCACTCTATTATGTCGGGCCCGAGCGGCTCGAAATGCGCGAGACCCCACAAGCCCCGCTGGCCGAGGGCGAGTCCCGGGTACGCATCCAGGCCACCGGCATCTGCGGCTCCGACCTGCATGCGTACCATGGCCATGATCCGCGCCGTCAGCCGCCGCTGGTCCTGGGCCATGAAGCGGCCGGCGAGGTGGTCGAGGGCGCCCTTGCCGGCAAGCGGGTGACGATGAACCCGCTTATCGTCTGCGGTCAGTGCGACTACTGCCTCGAGGGGCGCCAGAACCTCTGCAGCCATCGCACCATGATCGGCATGACCCGGCCCGGCACCTTTGCGGAGACCCTGACCATCCCCGATCACTGCCTGATCGAGGTGCCCGACTCCCTGTCCGCCGTGGCCGCGGCGCTGACCGAACCGGCAGCCACCGCGCTGCATGGCATCAATCGACTGGAGCGGGCACTTCCCAGGCCGCTTTCCGAGGCCAGGGTGCTGGTCATCGGCGCCGGTGCCGTGGGCCTGCTGGCCGGACTGATCCTGCGTCACAAGGGGGTGCGAGACCTGCGACTCGCCGATACCAATCCGCTGCGCCGGCAAACCGCGGAACAGGCCGGCCTTGCGACACTCGATCCGCGGGACGACATGCCGGAGGCGGATGCGTTCGAGGCGGTGTTCGATTGCGTCGGCGCGGCGCCGACTCGACAGACGGCTGTGCGATCCGTGCGTCCCGGTGGAGCCATCATGCACCTCGGGCTGCAGGACAACGAGGGAGGCCTGGATGTCCGCGCCATAACCCTCAAGGAGGTGACCTTCCTTGGCGCCTACACCTACACCCCCACCGACCTGCGAGCCACCGTCGACTTGCTCGACTCCCAGGCCCTGGGTCCGCTTGACTGGGTCGAGGTGCGTCGGCTCGACGAAGGGGCCGAGGCCTTTGCCGAGCTGGTGGCAGGGCGTACCCCGGCCGCCAAGGTGATTCTCGAACCGTGA
- a CDS encoding TRAP transporter large permease — protein MEFLAVQQAAADLGWTFYGPLALLVGLIVFGVPVWVSIGLGTLGMLTMTETLPLSVFGESLFEGINAFALIAVPLFILTGDALVRSGLSDKLLDVAEASVGGMRTGLGSSTTLGCGFFACISGSDAAGAAAVGRMTIHRLVERGYPLPAACALVASGACTGILIPPSIAYIVMGLVLGMSASTLFLAAAIPGVLVMLSVMITNVVINRLHGFEGDRAPFSWRRWIATAWDARWALFVPVVILGGIYSGLFTPTEAAAVAVVVVVIIGLHQGRLTLGDIPRMLESSARVCGVIVPIIAVSLPLAQTLASLDIPQTLVSGIGGLTDSPSMMILLMIGILVLAGCVMETTPNIVILAPLLLPVAHQAGMNDFHFAIMMVTTLGLGFITPPLGLNLFVVSGLTRCSILSIARYAFPFVLGMLLVVLLIAFVPWLSTWGL, from the coding sequence ATGGAATTTCTTGCAGTGCAGCAGGCCGCCGCCGATCTCGGCTGGACCTTCTATGGGCCCCTGGCTCTCCTGGTCGGGCTGATCGTGTTCGGCGTGCCGGTCTGGGTGTCCATCGGCCTGGGCACCCTGGGCATGCTGACGATGACCGAGACGCTGCCGCTGTCGGTGTTCGGCGAGTCCCTGTTCGAGGGGATCAATGCCTTCGCGCTGATCGCCGTGCCGCTGTTCATCCTCACCGGGGATGCGCTGGTGCGCTCGGGGCTGTCGGACAAGCTGCTCGACGTCGCCGAAGCCAGCGTCGGTGGCATGCGCACCGGGCTTGGCAGTTCCACGACCCTGGGCTGTGGCTTCTTCGCCTGCATCTCGGGCTCCGATGCCGCCGGTGCGGCAGCGGTGGGGCGCATGACCATCCATCGCCTGGTGGAGCGTGGCTATCCCTTGCCGGCGGCCTGTGCGCTGGTGGCCTCGGGCGCCTGTACCGGCATCCTGATCCCGCCGTCGATCGCCTACATCGTGATGGGCCTGGTGCTCGGCATGTCGGCCTCGACCCTGTTCCTGGCTGCCGCCATCCCCGGCGTGCTGGTGATGCTCTCGGTGATGATCACCAATGTGGTGATCAATCGCCTGCACGGCTTCGAGGGAGATCGGGCACCCTTCTCCTGGCGTCGCTGGATCGCCACGGCATGGGACGCCCGGTGGGCGCTGTTCGTGCCGGTGGTGATCCTCGGCGGCATCTACTCGGGGCTCTTCACCCCCACCGAGGCGGCCGCGGTGGCCGTGGTGGTCGTGGTGATCATCGGCCTCCACCAGGGCCGCCTGACGCTCGGCGACATCCCGCGGATGCTGGAGTCCTCGGCCCGGGTGTGCGGGGTCATCGTGCCGATCATCGCCGTGTCCCTGCCGCTGGCCCAGACGCTGGCCAGCCTGGACATCCCCCAGACGCTGGTGAGCGGGATCGGCGGGCTGACCGACTCCCCGTCGATGATGATCCTGCTGATGATCGGCATCCTGGTCCTGGCCGGCTGCGTGATGGAGACCACGCCCAATATCGTGATCCTGGCGCCCCTGCTGCTGCCGGTGGCCCATCAGGCGGGGATGAACGACTTCCATTTCGCCATCATGATGGTGACCACCCTGGGGCTGGGCTTCATCACGCCGCCGCTGGGGCTCAACCTCTTCGTGGTGTCGGGGCTGACGCGCTGTTCGATCCTGTCCATCGCCCGCTATGCCTTCCCCTTCGTGCTGGGCATGCTGCTGGTGGTACTGCTGATCGCCTTCGTGCCCTGGCTATCGACCTGGGGGCTCTAG